From a region of the bacterium genome:
- a CDS encoding plasmid pRiA4b ORF-3 family protein, with amino-acid sequence MDKTPVQVCQIKVTLQGSRPPIWRRFQVPGSITLYRLHRVLQVVMGWTDSHLHQFIVGEIYYRVPDPDDIPAESFEVRDERRVRLRDVVLGTPAKFVYEYDFGDCWRHDVLVEGVQEIKAGIQHPVCLAGKRACPPEDCGGIWGYADFLHAISDPRHPEHGSMKEWIGGAFDPAAFDLEEVNVALRRMR; translated from the coding sequence ATGGACAAGACTCCTGTCCAGGTTTGTCAGATCAAGGTGACGTTGCAGGGAAGCAGGCCACCGATCTGGAGGCGGTTCCAGGTTCCGGGGAGTATCACCCTGTACAGGCTGCACCGGGTGCTTCAGGTCGTGATGGGTTGGACGGATTCACATCTCCATCAGTTCATCGTGGGTGAGATCTACTATCGGGTGCCCGATCCTGACGACATCCCTGCAGAGAGCTTCGAGGTGAGGGATGAAAGACGCGTGAGATTGCGGGATGTGGTTCTCGGGACACCTGCCAAGTTTGTGTACGAGTACGACTTCGGCGACTGCTGGCGTCACGACGTCCTGGTCGAAGGGGTGCAAGAGATCAAGGCTGGCATTCAGCACCCCGTCTGTCTTGCTGGGAAGCGCGCGTGCCCGCCCGAGGATTGCGGCGGGATCTGGGGATACGCCGATTTCCTCCACGCAATCAGCGACCCACGCCACCCGGAGCATGGGAGCATGAAGGAATGGATCGGTGGCGCCTTCGACCCCGCGGCATTCGACCTAGAGGAGGTCAACGTCGCGTTGCGCAGGATGAGGTGA
- a CDS encoding nucleotidyl transferase AbiEii/AbiGii toxin family protein: MERQFADPAHFRASVDERLRIYARKTGTPLTVVRRQAALDRLIVRLGYVAPNRWALKGGLALDTRLSGRARASMDMDADHVQGAEAARAGLLAATEVDLGDYFEFAITGSLGLREGGLDLATRFRLECPVGGVRFEVLQADVTLAPPDVWEVERAQRPGLLASVGLGPIDVLLVPLERQVAEKLHAYTRTYGEGRGSTRVRDLVDFLLIRTFERVDAQRLRDAIHRTFKNRATHPVPGRVPPPPGDW, encoded by the coding sequence GTGGAACGGCAGTTCGCTGATCCCGCCCACTTCCGTGCTTCCGTTGATGAGCGACTGCGGATATACGCGCGCAAGACAGGGACTCCTCTCACCGTCGTGCGGCGCCAGGCCGCATTGGATCGGCTTATCGTTCGGCTGGGCTACGTCGCTCCAAACCGCTGGGCCCTGAAAGGCGGCCTCGCCCTGGACACCCGGTTGAGCGGGCGCGCACGCGCCTCCATGGACATGGACGCTGACCACGTGCAGGGCGCCGAAGCCGCGCGCGCAGGCCTCCTTGCCGCGACAGAAGTAGACCTCGGCGACTACTTCGAGTTCGCCATCACGGGCAGCCTCGGACTGCGAGAGGGAGGTCTTGACCTCGCCACCCGGTTCCGGCTGGAATGCCCTGTTGGGGGCGTGCGGTTCGAGGTGCTGCAGGCTGACGTGACGCTGGCGCCGCCGGACGTCTGGGAGGTCGAGCGCGCCCAGCGGCCCGGCCTCCTGGCTTCGGTGGGCCTCGGACCGATCGACGTGCTGCTAGTCCCCCTGGAACGCCAGGTGGCGGAGAAGCTCCATGCGTATACGCGCACGTATGGGGAGGGCCGAGGCAGCACCCGGGTCCGCGACCTCGTGGATTTCCTGCTAATCCGCACGTTCGAGCGCGTGGACGCACAGCGGCTTCGCGACGCGATTCACCGTACCTTCAAGAACCGCGCCACTCATCCAGTTCCCGGGCGGGTCCCGCCGCCGCCTGGCGACTGGTAG